The following are from one region of the Arachis duranensis cultivar V14167 chromosome 10, aradu.V14167.gnm2.J7QH, whole genome shotgun sequence genome:
- the LOC107470540 gene encoding uncharacterized protein LOC107470540, with protein sequence MIDAIANIGAGYKGTNYGRVRGYLLSKLVEDVKKMIEDYHEIWKQTGCTIMVDGWIDRCRHTLINFLVYSPKGTAFLKSVDASHVLKIADALFKLLRDVVLFVGPENVVHVVTNNVSNYVAIGRLLESEFHRLYWSPYAVHCVNLMFQDIGKLEEVSETMSQASMIMKYIYNHCHPLHLMRKFIDRREILRPAPTQFVTNFIALQSILAQKDAMRAMVTSREWTSSAYSKEAKAKNFVDQVLDSKFWNQCTDIVKLTQQLVRVLHIVNSENRAAIGFLYQAIYKVREEMVKRFQKIKTVVDPYLKILATRWDLELRKDLHTAGYWLNPAFRFNAGEFEKHKQTISSLLRCH encoded by the coding sequence ATGATTGATGCTATTGCAAACATAGGTGCAGGGTATAAAGGGACAAATTATGGAAGAGTTCGTGGATATTTATTGAGTAAATTAGTTGAAGATGTAAAGAAAATGATTGAAGATTATCATGAGATTTGGAAACAAACTGGATGTACTATCATGGTCGATGGATGGATTGATCGTTGTAGGCatactttaattaatttcttggTTTATTCTCCTAAAGGAACTGCTTTTCTAAAGTCAGTTGATGCTTCTCATGTCTTAAAAATTGCTGATGCTTTGTTTAAGTTGCTTAGGGATGTTGTATTATTTGTTGGTCCTGAGAATGTTGTACATGTAGTAACGAATAATGTTTCAAATTACGTTGCTATTGGAAGGTTGTTGGAATCGGAGTTTCATAGATTGTATTGGTCTCCTTATGCAGTACACTGTGTTAATTTAATGTTTCAGGATATTGGAAAGTTAGAGGAAGTGAGTGAAACTATGTCACAAGCTTCAATGATTATGAAGTATATCTATAATCATTGCCATCCTTTGCACTTGATGAGAAAGTTCATAGACAGACGAGAAATACTTCGTCCAGCTCCAACTCAGTTTGTCACTAATTTCATTGCTTTGCAAAGTATATTAGCTCAAAAGGATGCAATGAGAGCTATGGTGACATCTAGAGAATGGACAAGCTCAGCTTACTCTAAAGAAGCCAAAGCTAAAAATTTTGTGGATCAAGTCCTAGATTCTAAATTTTGGAATCAATGCACTGATATTGTTAAGCTTACTCAACAACTTGTTCGTGTATTGCATATTGTGAATAGTGAAAATAGAGCTGCAATAGGTTTTCTTTATCAAGCTATTTATAAGGTTAGGGAAGAGATGGTGAAGAGgtttcaaaaaataaagacgGTTGTTGATCCATATTTGAAGATTTTAGCTACGCGTTGGGATTTAGAACTCCGAAAAGACCTTCATACTGCTGGTTATTGGTTAAATCCAGCTTTTCGATTTAATGCTGGAGAATTTGAAAAGCACAAGCAAACAATTTCTAGCCTACTTAGATGTCATTGA